Genomic window (Arcobacter aquimarinus):
AAGAATCCAAACATTTTTTCTTTACCAGCTTTATATTCAGCTACTTTATCTTGATTTGCATTTAAAATTTCATCAATAATTGCTAATAAAGCTCCATCATCACTAACTTGTTTAAGTCCAAGTTTTTCAATAACAGAATCAACATCAGTCTCATTTTCCATTAAATAATCTAAAACTTCTTTAGCTGCTTTTCCTGAGATTGTATTGTCTTCAATTCTTTTTACAAGAGTTGCTAATGTTTTAGATTTTACAGGTGAATCTTCAATAGTTACACCCTCTTTTAATCTTCCTTGTAATTCAACAGTTAGCCAAGTAGTAGCATTTTTAGCACTAATTCCTTCGTTCATCATTTCATCAAAGAAATTAGCCATTTCAAGTGAAGATGTTATAACAGAAGCATCGTACTCTTTTAATCCATACTCTTTTACGAATCTCTCTTTTTTCTCATCAGGAAGTTCAGGAATTTTTGAATACTCAGCAATCATTTCATCTGTAATGATTAAAGGTAAAAGGTCTGGATCTGGAAAATATCTATAATCAGCAGCATCCTCTTTTCCTCTCATACTTCTTGTTTCACCAGTTGATGGGTCAAAAAGTCTAGTTTCTTGTACAATTTCAGTTGAGTGAACTCCATCTTCCCAAGCTTCAATATGTCTATTTACTTCATAATGAATTGCTTTTTCAATAAATCTAAAAGAGTTCATGTTTTTGATTTCACATCTTGTATATAGATTTGTATCACCTTTTGGTCTAATTGAAACATTTACGTCACATCTAAAGCTACCCTCTTGCATATTAGCATCACTAATTCCAAGATATCTTACAATTGAGTGAAGTTTTTTTAGATATAAAACAGCTTCTTCAGCACTTCTCATATCAGGTTCACTAACAATTTCAAGTAGTGGTGTTCCTGCTCTATTTAAATCCACATGTGAAGCATTTCCAGCATGGATATTTTTTCCAGCATCATTTTCTAAGTGTGCTCTTGTTACACCAATAGTTTTTTGTCTTCCATCTGGAAAATCAATAACTAATTCTCCAAGACCAACAACTGGAATTTCAAATTGAGAAATTTGATATCCACTTGGTAAATCTGGATAGAAGTAATTTTTTCTATTAAAAACAGATTTTTTGTTTATTTTTGCTTTTAGTGCTGTTCCTAGCATAATTGCTTTATGAACAGCTTCTTTATTTAAAACTGGTAACGCTCCTGGTAATCCTAAACAAGTTGGACATACATTTGTATTTGGTTCTTCTCCAAAGCTTGTAGCACAAGAACAAAATAGTTTACTATTTGTGTTTAACTGTGCGTGAACTTCTAATCCGATAATTACTTCAAACATACTTGACATCTATTTCCTTTATCTAACTATTTTTATATCTGCTGTTAATTTTTGTTTTTCAAAATATTCTTTAAGATATTTTTTTTCTCTTTCCATCATAATATCATTAAAAATTTTCCCTTTTACACTTTCATAAGAAAGAGCAGTTAAGCCATTTTTATTTTTTATAAAAAGAGTCATAAACTGCTTATTTGCTGTAAAAATAGGTGTAAATGTATTTATTTTTGTTTCATTTAATAAATATTGCATTTGAGCTTGTAAATTTTTTGTTTCTAATGTTATTGGAGTTTTTTGAACTTCAGAAGAAACGCTTAAAGGATTTTTAACAACTTGCATTAAAGCTGCTTTATTTTTTGATGAATATTGTACAACCTCATAACTTTTTGCTGTAGAAAAGCTATTTATATTTTTTTCATAATAAAGTTGCATATCTTCTTCAGTTGCTATTGCTAATTGACCTTTAACTAATTTTTGAATTAATTTTTGTCTAAGAACAGCCTCTTTTGCCTCATTTTCAAAAATAGAGTAATCAGGATATTTTTGTTTTACTACTGATTTAAAAGTGTAAATATCCATACCATTTGAAGCAGCAAGTTTTTCAATATACTCATTGATATCAAAAATATCAGCTGTAATATTGTTTTCTGCAATTACTTGGTCGTAAAGAGTTTTGTCAATCAAATAACTCACCGCTTCATTTTTAGTTATTTTATTAACAGACATTGTTCTATCGATATCATAAATAGTAATTGGCTCATCATTTACTGTTATAGCAATACCATTTACTGTTGATGCATAAGCAAGACTTGAACCTATTATTAGTGATAAAAAAAATTTATACATAATCATTTCCTTCTTTCATAAAGCAAATATTTTACCAAAAAAATGGTAAATATCTGTTTTATAGAAAAAAGATTATAGATTTTTAGCTTTTGTAACTTGATTTACAAGATAGAAAATAGAGTTATAATCAAGTCCTGATTCATCACTTAATCCAATTTCACAAGTTTTACTTGTTGAAAATGCCATTTTAGCACCAGCTGTTTGCTCTTTTAAATATCTTAGCGCTGATTTGTTTAATTCAGGGAAATTAAATCCTCTATCACCTGCAAATCCACAGCATTTTACATCTGATGGAATAATTACAGTTGTTGAACATAAATTTGCTAATTTTTTAAATTTATCTTCAAGACCCATTTTTCTTGAACTACAAGTTGTATGGATTGTAATTGGCTCATTTATAGCTGTAAAC
Coding sequences:
- the gatB gene encoding Asp-tRNA(Asn)/Glu-tRNA(Gln) amidotransferase subunit GatB, whose amino-acid sequence is MFEVIIGLEVHAQLNTNSKLFCSCATSFGEEPNTNVCPTCLGLPGALPVLNKEAVHKAIMLGTALKAKINKKSVFNRKNYFYPDLPSGYQISQFEIPVVGLGELVIDFPDGRQKTIGVTRAHLENDAGKNIHAGNASHVDLNRAGTPLLEIVSEPDMRSAEEAVLYLKKLHSIVRYLGISDANMQEGSFRCDVNVSIRPKGDTNLYTRCEIKNMNSFRFIEKAIHYEVNRHIEAWEDGVHSTEIVQETRLFDPSTGETRSMRGKEDAADYRYFPDPDLLPLIITDEMIAEYSKIPELPDEKKERFVKEYGLKEYDASVITSSLEMANFFDEMMNEGISAKNATTWLTVELQGRLKEGVTIEDSPVKSKTLATLVKRIEDNTISGKAAKEVLDYLMENETDVDSVIEKLGLKQVSDDGALLAIIDEILNANQDKVAEYKAGKEKMFGFFVGQAMKASKGSANPNKINDLLKERLS
- a CDS encoding peptidylprolyl isomerase; translation: MYKFFLSLIIGSSLAYASTVNGIAITVNDEPITIYDIDRTMSVNKITKNEAVSYLIDKTLYDQVIAENNITADIFDINEYIEKLAASNGMDIYTFKSVVKQKYPDYSIFENEAKEAVLRQKLIQKLVKGQLAIATEEDMQLYYEKNINSFSTAKSYEVVQYSSKNKAALMQVVKNPLSVSSEVQKTPITLETKNLQAQMQYLLNETKINTFTPIFTANKQFMTLFIKNKNGLTALSYESVKGKIFNDIMMEREKKYLKEYFEKQKLTADIKIVR